The proteins below are encoded in one region of Holophagaceae bacterium:
- a CDS encoding response regulator codes for MGSFLSRLRISTKLSLAFGLGAALLACVSLWQVNAVREDGQEIIQLFENRMVPIRQLKLVSDAYVLDIANTARLVRGGALPPEQGLQKVRQARANIKRDWAAYHSSFQVAEQEARVQETERLMAQAEPLLDYLEVLFYSEDLPRLDRFLDQSLVPVRDSIVEQLNQLSRQQEMAGRDQVQASTQRVKRAQAVAISIILAGFLLALILGRLIAKDLGWKINQIVAGMRAAADGDLKHIVMLEGRDEFADMASELNRGIDRLRQAMLALAKDARMLRESEAKAQAANRAKSAFLSNMSHELRTPLNAIIGYAQLMHRNPDRTTKDQDQLRHILHAGEHLLSLINDVLSISKIESGGLALRPAPFSTAQFFHALRALFELRASGKGIGFELDVEPGFPDYLVGDEGKLRQVLVNLIGNAVKFTDSGFVALRAAYHAGLATFEVRDTGPGISEADLKRLFEQFFQAETNQRAAEGTGLGLHISRALVRLMGGDLTAESRLDVGSTFSFQVALPEAEQAMELEGKGEVLGMEPGQKPFVLLVVDDREENRDLLTQLFGSVGFAVHTANEGRQALEVFAQQRPDFVWMDLRMPGMDGFEAIARLRELEASQGLARTPVIAISASVFDLDKASVQQHGFDDFLGKPFRESALFEMLTTYLGVRFLRRAESPTPSASAGPPLEGLARLEPEWRAAFREAVASGDTPEALVLAERVEDAALAQQLRQMIKAYRLEELLSALDLESPDASAP; via the coding sequence ATGGGTTCCTTCCTCAGCCGACTGCGCATTTCCACCAAGCTTTCGCTGGCCTTCGGCTTGGGGGCGGCCTTGCTGGCCTGCGTGAGCCTCTGGCAGGTGAATGCCGTCCGCGAAGATGGGCAGGAGATCATCCAGCTTTTCGAGAACCGGATGGTGCCCATCCGGCAGTTGAAGCTGGTCTCGGATGCCTACGTGCTGGACATCGCCAACACCGCGCGGCTGGTGCGCGGCGGGGCGCTGCCACCGGAACAGGGCCTCCAGAAAGTCCGGCAGGCCAGAGCCAACATCAAACGGGACTGGGCCGCCTACCACTCCAGCTTCCAGGTGGCCGAACAAGAGGCCCGGGTGCAGGAGACGGAGCGGCTCATGGCCCAGGCGGAGCCGCTGCTCGACTACCTGGAGGTGCTCTTCTACTCCGAGGATCTGCCGCGCCTGGACCGTTTCCTGGACCAGAGCCTGGTGCCCGTGCGGGATTCCATCGTCGAGCAGCTCAACCAGCTCTCCCGCCAGCAGGAGATGGCGGGCCGGGACCAGGTCCAAGCCTCGACCCAGCGCGTGAAGCGGGCCCAGGCCGTGGCCATCTCCATCATCCTGGCGGGCTTCCTGCTGGCCCTGATCCTGGGCCGCCTCATCGCCAAGGACCTGGGCTGGAAGATCAATCAGATCGTGGCGGGCATGCGCGCCGCCGCCGACGGCGACCTGAAGCACATCGTGATGCTGGAGGGCCGGGACGAATTCGCCGACATGGCATCGGAGCTGAACCGCGGCATCGATCGATTGCGCCAGGCCATGTTGGCTCTCGCCAAGGACGCCCGGATGCTCCGGGAATCCGAGGCCAAGGCCCAGGCCGCCAACCGGGCCAAGAGCGCCTTCCTGTCGAACATGAGCCACGAGCTGCGCACGCCCCTGAACGCCATCATCGGCTATGCCCAGCTCATGCACCGCAACCCCGACCGCACCACCAAGGACCAGGACCAGCTCCGCCACATCCTGCATGCGGGGGAGCACCTGCTCTCGCTCATCAACGACGTGCTCTCCATCTCCAAGATCGAGTCCGGCGGCCTGGCCCTGCGGCCCGCGCCCTTCTCCACCGCCCAGTTCTTCCATGCGCTGAGGGCCCTGTTCGAACTGCGGGCCAGCGGCAAGGGCATCGGCTTCGAATTGGATGTGGAGCCCGGCTTCCCGGACTACCTGGTGGGGGACGAGGGCAAGCTGCGGCAGGTGCTGGTGAACCTCATCGGCAACGCCGTCAAGTTCACGGATTCGGGTTTCGTGGCCCTGCGCGCCGCCTACCACGCGGGCCTGGCCACCTTCGAGGTGCGGGACACAGGGCCGGGCATCTCCGAAGCGGATCTGAAGCGGCTCTTCGAGCAATTCTTCCAGGCGGAGACCAACCAGCGGGCCGCCGAGGGCACGGGCCTGGGCCTGCACATTTCCCGGGCCCTGGTCCGGCTCATGGGCGGCGATCTGACGGCCGAAAGCCGCCTGGACGTCGGCAGCACCTTTTCCTTCCAGGTGGCCCTGCCGGAAGCGGAACAGGCCATGGAGCTGGAGGGCAAGGGCGAGGTGCTGGGCATGGAGCCGGGCCAGAAGCCCTTCGTACTGCTGGTGGTGGACGACCGCGAGGAGAACCGCGATTTGCTGACCCAGCTCTTCGGATCCGTGGGCTTCGCGGTCCATACCGCCAATGAAGGCCGGCAGGCCCTGGAGGTCTTCGCGCAGCAGCGCCCCGATTTCGTCTGGATGGACCTGAGGATGCCTGGGATGGACGGCTTCGAGGCCATCGCGAGGCTGAGGGAGTTGGAGGCTTCCCAAGGCCTGGCCCGCACGCCCGTGATCGCCATTTCGGCCTCGGTGTTCGATCTAGACAAGGCCTCGGTGCAGCAGCACGGGTTCGATGATTTCCTCGGCAAGCCCTTCCGGGAATCGGCCCTTTTCGAGATGCTCACCACCTACCTGGGCGTGCGGTTCCTCCGCCGGGCGGAGAGCCCCACCCCGTCTGCTTCCGCGGGCCCGCCGCTCGAGGGGCTGGCACGGCTTGAGCCGGAGTGGCGCGCCGCCTTCCGCGAGGCCGTGGCCTCCGGCGACACGCCCGAGGCCCTGGTCCTGGCGGAACGAGTGGAGGACGCGGCCTTGGCCCAGCAGCTCCGGCAGATGATCAAGGCCTACCGGCTTGAAGAACTGCTCTCTGCGTTAGACCTGGAGTCCCCCGATGCTAGTGCCCCTTAG